A genomic window from Sulfurimonas paralvinellae includes:
- the lepB gene encoding signal peptidase I yields the protein MKNFLHKAYKWSNSWTGTVVIVLFIIFFVAQAFRIPSGSMKDSLLIGDHLFAKKFAYGVPMPYIPFLEIPVIPWSKELKIVDGDTPKRGDIVIFRYPRNIKQHFVKRCVALPGDELFVADKNLFIHFKEGDDWIKGHYKNYEIAVFAGKLWVKNPYMKKHPGIHHDPKIINDGHFPMPIFYMNPIKVEKNHYFMMGDNRDHSNDSRFWGSVPYENVEGTPWFIYFSIDKNWKVRWDRVGKTPADLEQKPYLQKAIEEREREDKEYYGLT from the coding sequence AAACTTTTTACACAAAGCGTATAAGTGGTCCAATTCATGGACTGGGACAGTCGTCATTGTCCTTTTTATCATCTTTTTTGTCGCGCAGGCATTTCGCATTCCAAGCGGCAGTATGAAAGACTCACTGCTTATCGGTGACCATCTCTTTGCCAAGAAGTTCGCTTATGGTGTTCCCATGCCCTATATTCCATTTTTGGAAATTCCGGTCATTCCATGGAGCAAAGAGCTAAAGATAGTTGACGGAGACACGCCAAAACGTGGCGATATCGTTATTTTTAGATACCCGAGAAATATCAAGCAACACTTTGTAAAGCGCTGTGTTGCGTTGCCGGGTGATGAGCTTTTTGTAGCAGATAAAAATCTGTTTATCCATTTCAAAGAAGGTGATGACTGGATAAAAGGACACTATAAAAACTATGAAATAGCTGTTTTTGCAGGAAAATTATGGGTAAAAAATCCTTATATGAAAAAGCATCCCGGTATTCATCATGACCCTAAAATCATCAATGACGGACATTTTCCGATGCCGATCTTTTATATGAATCCTATCAAAGTTGAAAAAAACCACTACTTTATGATGGGGGATAATCGTGACCATTCAAATGACAGCCGTTTTTGGGGATCAGTTCCTTACGAAAACGTAGAAGGAACGCCTTGGTTCATTTACTTCTCGATTGACAAAAACTGGAAAGTTCGTTGGGACAGAGTCGGGAAAACACCTGCAGACCTTGAACAAAAGCCTTATCTGCAAAAAGCGATAGAAGAGAGAGAAAGAGAAGACAAAGAGTATTATGGACTTACTTGA